ACGGCAGATCATCGGACGCTGTCCGGTGAACTCGCTCATCGCTTCGGCAGCTTCGTCGACGTGCTTCTTTTCCGTGACTGCGGTACCGACGCCCATGTTGACGACGATCTTACGCAGACGTGGCAGGTTCATTGGGTTCTTACGACCCAGCTTTTCTGCCAGTGCTGGAAGCACTTCTTTTTCGTATTGTTCTTGGAGTCGTGGTTTGCTCATGGCTTATCTCGAACGATTTACCGGCTCACGCCTTGTTTTGGAAACTGCGTCAAGCAGTGATTACTTGGCGGGACTCAGCGAACCGATTTCGGCACCGCACGACTTGCAGTAGCGAACCTTGCTGCCGTCCTCTTTGATCTTGGCACCGGTCTTGGTGCGTTGCTTGCATTCGGTGCAAACCAGCATGACGTTGGAAATGTCAATTGGCATTTCCTTCGACAGCTTGCCACCCTTCGGGTTGCGTTGGCTTGGTTTGACGTGCTTATAGACCTTAGCGGCGCCTTCCACGAGGATCTTGCCGTTGTCTGGGAACACCTTCAGGACTTTGCCCCGGAGGTTGCCAGCGGCGTCGCCGCCAGTGATGATTTCGACGGTGTCGTCAACTTTGATATGCATTAGACCACCTCATTCGCCAAACTGACGATCTTCATGAACTTGCGATCTCGCAGCTCTCGTGCAACTGCACCGAAGATACGCGTGCCACGCGGATTGTTGTCTTTGTCGATCAGCACCACTGCGTTGCGATCGAAGCGGATATAGCTCCCGTCAGGTCGACGAGTTGGCTTTTTGCAGCGAACGATGACAGCCCGAACGACTGCCTTCTTCTTCACGTCCGCACCCGCCACAACTTCTTTCACCGAGCAAATAATCACGTCACCCAGGCCAGCGGTACGCTTTCGCGTTCCACCCAGAACCTTGATGCACATGACTTCCTTCGCACCGGTGTTGTCGGCGACGGCCAGTCTTGTTTCTTGTTGAATCATCGCTTCTTAAATCCAACCCTATGCCGCAGCCAGGTGGCCTTGGCGGTGTACAGGGGCTAAATACGGGGTGCCTAACCTTCTTGTTGTTCTTGCAGATGAGCGGCGGCTTCGCGGGCAGCCTTCAGGGCGGCCACGTCGACTTCCGTGCTCTTCTCTACAACTCGCACCAGTTCCCAGCGTTTGGTCTTGCTGCGAGGACGGCTTTCGATGATCTCGACCAGGTCGCCCAGTCCCGACTCGTTGGTTTCGTCGTGGACGTGGCAAACCATGCGGCGAGAGTAGTACTTGCCGTACAGCGGATGGCGAATTCGGCGGGCGATTTCGACGCGTCGCGTCTTTTCTTGCTTGTCGCCCGTCACGCGACCGACCAATACTTTCTTAGGCATTGCCGAATCTCTCTAAATACTTCGCTTGAATTAGGTGCTGGCCGCGGCGGCTGCTCGCTCGCCTTGGATCGTCTTGATGCGGGCCACCAGCTTGCGGTTCTTAGCCAACTCGCTAGGGGCGTCCAAACGTTCCGTCTGGGATTGAACTCGCAGACGGAACAGCGTTTCCATGGCGTTCGTCAGGTTCGCCTCGAGCTGTTCGTCGCTCAGTTCTCGCAGTTCGCTTGCTTTCATCGCTTTATCGCCTATCCACGTTCTATTCGCGGGTGATTAGCCGCCGACCATCTCAGCCTGGTTCCAAAGAACTAGGCTTCAGTTGTTTCCAGGTCCGGGCGACGACGCACGAAGCGACATCGAACCGGCATCTTGTGAGCCAAACGAGCAAAGCAAATCTTGGCTTGCTGCTCGGTGACACCCTTGAGTTCGTACATGACGGTGCCAGGTTTAACCGTGGCGACCCATCGATCAGGTTCACCCTTACCTTTACCCATACGAGTCTCCAACGGGCGAGCCGTTACCGACTTGTGGGGGAAAATCCGGATGAACAACTTACCGATACCACGGACGTACTGCTGAGCAGCGATACGACCCGCTTCGATCGTTTGGGCGGTAATGTGACCCGCCTGTGTGGATTGAAGTCCAAAATCGCCGAGGACGACGGTATTGCCACGAGTGGCATTACCTTTTATACGTCTTCTTTGGCTTTTTCGGTGCTTCACTCGTCTGGGCATCATAGCCATCGGAGTCGTCCCCTTCGTAAAAACCGTTATTAATCCAGACCTGGACCCCGATGTGACCTTGCGGCGTACGCGCTTCAGTGAAGCCGTAATCGATCTTCGCCCGCAGGGTGCTCAACGGAATCGATCCTTCAATAGCCTTTTCGCGGCGAGCCATTTCCGCACCACCAAGACGACCGGCCATTTGGATTTTGATGCCACGGGCACCGGCCTCCATGGTGCTTTCGATCGCACGTTTCATCGTGCGGCGGAAGCTGGCACGCTTGGCCAACTGGTCAGCGATATCCTCGGCGACCAACTGGGCTCGCAGTTCTGGGCGACCGACTTCCTCAACCTTTAGATTGATGCGACGGCCAACCAAGTTTTGCAGTTCTTCCTGCAGCTTCTCGACTTCCTGACCCTTCTGACCGATGATCAGACCTGGTCGGGCAACGAACAGAGTCACGCGAACTTCGTCACGGGTCCGTTCGATTTCAACTTTGTCGATACCTGCATTACGGTACTTCTGACGAATGCGTTGATCCGGGTGCTTCAGGATGAAGTCACGAATCTTCTTATCTTCCAGCAACAGGGCTGGGAAATCACGCTTCGACGCAAACCATTTGCTCTTCCAGCCGATCATGACGCCGGTGCGGAACGCAATTGGATTAACTTTTTGTCCCATGCTTGTCTCTCGACTCGAAGACGGAGGGTCTGCCTGCGGCAAACCTTAGCCTTGGAGTTCCTCCAGGGTGACGTGGATGTGACAGGTCCGCTTCAAAATCGGGAACGCGCTTCCACGAGCTCGTGGGCGGAATCGCTTAATGATCGGTCCGCCATCGACGCGTGCTTCCGCGACGAACAAAGCTTGCTGGCTTGCAGCACGCCCCTGGTTCTGTTCGGAATCCTGCGAGTTGCCGATGGCACTCTTGATGACTTCTTCCAGCAGGCGGGCACCACGCTGCGGTTGGAACCGCAGAATATCGAGTGCTTCGTCGGCCAGCTTGCCACGCACCAAATCGGCCAGCGGGCGCACCTTTCGCGGGCTGATGCGTGCCAGTCGGTGGGTCGCTTTGAACATGGTTGATCAACTCCTCGAACCACAAGCCAGGGAAACTTCCCTTCGAGGCTGTGGGCAGCCAAGCTGCGTTTGCCAATCGGTATGCGTTATTTCGCTGGGTTACTTCTTCTTCTTGTCAGCACCGTGACCGCGGAAGGTTCGCGTCGGTGCGAATTCGCCGAGCTTGTGCCCGACCATGTCTTCAGTGACATAAACCTTCAAGTGGGCCTTGCCGTTGTGGACCATGAAGGTGTGACCGACGAATTCCGGGATGATCGTGCAGGCACGAGCCCAGGTCTTGATCGGGTCCTTGGTGCCTGCGTCTTCTTGCTGGGCAACCTTCTTGTAAACGTTCGGGTCGACGTACGGCCCTTTTTTCAGGGAGCGGCTCATTTTCGATAACCTTTAGGATCGCAGCCAGGTGGCTGGGCTTGCCTATCTAAGTGGGCTCTTACTTCAACAGCTTCAACAGACCGTAGCGACGCGACCGGCGACGACGAACGATCGAGCGGTTGGAGGCCTTCTTACGGTGACGGGTTGCACCACCCTTGGTCGGCTTACCTTGCGGCGTAACCGGGTGACGACCACCCTTGGTACGACCTTCACCACCACCGTGCGGATGGTCGATCGGGTTCATCGCGGTACCACGAACGTGAGGACGGCGACCGAGCCAACGGCTACGACCAGCCTTACCCAATTGAACCTTTTCGTGATCCGGGTTGCTGACACGACCGATGGTCGCACGGCAACGGCTCGAAACACGACGAATTTCGCCGCTTGGCAGCGACAACTGAGCCCAGTCAGCTTCGCAAGCCATCAAGGTTGCCGAGCTGCCGGCACTGCGACACAGTGCACCACCGCGACCAGGCACCATTTCAATGTTGTGGACCGTGGTACCAGCCGGAATATTCTTCAACGGCATGCAGTTACCAACGGATGGCGAGGCTTCCGAACCGCTTTGAACCTTGTCGCCAGCCTTCAGACCGTCGGGAGCGAGGATGTATCGCTTTTCACCGTCGGCGTAGTTCAGCAAGGCAATACGGGCACTGCGGTTTGGATCGTACTGGATCGAATCGACCACTGCTGGCACACCGTCTTTGGCACGACGGAAGTCAATCACGCGATAACGACGCTTGTGACCGCCACCACGGTGACGAGCAGTGATCTTACCTTGATTGTTACGACCACCGGTCTTGGTGATCTTGCGAAGCAGGGCCTTTTCCGGCGATGCACCCTTGGTCAACTCCTTGAAGTCGCTGACCGAGGCGTTGCGACGCCCAGCGGAAGTCGGCTTATATTTTCGGATACCCATGGTTCGTCTCGTAGTCTATTTCGTGTCGCTGCGGTTTTCGGTGGGACCAGCGTCTATTAATAGAAGTCGATCTTTTGATCGTCGGCCAACGTGACGATGGCCTTCTTCCAGTTACGGGTCTTGCCGTTGCGGAAACGATATCGGCGGGCTTTCCCCTTCCGAGTCTGCGTTTTCACGCTGGCGACTTTGACGTCGAACAACTCTTCAATCGCCCGGCGGACATCCAACTTGGTGGCCACCGGAGAGATCTCGAACGTGTATTGATTCAGTTCTTCCGAGACCTGAACACCCTTTTCGGTGACCAGCGGACGCAGGATCACCTGGTGCGATTCCAGCGTACGGGTCGGGGTGTCTTCACTCGGTTTATAATAGGGTCGTGCCATTTTGGCACCTCTGTCGCTAAGTCAGGTTGAATTGATTTACTGCTAAGCCATTCGACCAAAAAGCGATTACTCGCTCTTGCCTTCTTTCCGCAAGGAATCGAGGGCAGCCTTGGTGATCACCAACTTCCGCGGACGCAGAACCGAGTAGGCATTCAGTTCAGCGACTGGGCTGACCGAAACACCTTCGATGTTCCGTGCACTGCGGTAGAAGATCGGATCGTACTTTTCCAAGGCGATCGCAACCTTTTGACCGTAAATACCGAGTGCCTTCAGAGCACCAGCGACATTCTTGGTCTTGATTTCGTCTTGAGCGAAGTCGTCGACAACAACAACCTGCTCGCCCTGGATCTTGCTGGCGATCGCCATGCGAGTCGCGATCTTCAGGGCCTTCTTGTTCAAGCGGTACGAGTAGTCACGAGGGCGGATCGCAAAAATGTGACCACCACCACGACGAACGCCACTACGCTTGGAACCAGCACGTGCGTTACCGGTACCCTTCTGGCGATACATCTTCTTCGTCGAACCGGCAACTTCAGCACGGGTCTTGGTACGGTGCGTACCCTGACGAAGGTTGGCCTGGTACATCACGACGGCATCGTGAAGCAATTGCTTGTTGATCGACGGAGCGATTTCAGCCGGGTCAAGTTCGTACTTGCCGACTTCCTTTCCGCTCTTGTCAAAAATGGGCAAACTCACCATGGGATAATTCTTTCACGCGAGGCGCGATTTGTTTCCAGAGGAAATCCGTTAGCGGACCATGTTGGTTTCACGAACGATCACGTAACCGCCGTTCGGGCCAGGCACGGCACCGTTGAGCAGAATCACGCCGTTTTCTTCGTCAACCTTGATAACCTTCAGGTTACGGCTGGTAACCTTGGCGTTACCGTATTGGCCGCTCATGCGAAGGCCTTTGAAGGTGCGGCTTGGATAGGCACTGCAGCCAGTACCACCGGTGTGGCGGTGAACCTTCTTCACACCGTGAGTGGCTCGCTGACCGGCGAAGTTGTGCCGCTTCATCACACCAGCGTAACCGCGACCGCGGCTAGTACCGATGACGTCGACACGGGCCGTTTCTGCCAGAACGCCAATGCCGATCTCTTGACCGACTTCAGCACCTTCGATCGAACCACGAAGTTCACGAACGAACTTCTTAGGCTCGCAGCCAGCCTTGGGTGCAGCTTCGGCACCAGCGGCGGCCAGCTTCCTGGCTCGCTTGCTCGAGAGAGGAGCAACGTGACCACGTTCGCTACGAATCGCCAATCGGCGAGGCTTGTCGTCGTATCCGAGTTGAACTGCCTCGTAGCCATCGCGTTCCAGGGTTCGCACCTGAAGCACGTGACAGGGACCTGCTTGTACAACCGTAACCGGGATAACTTCGCCAGACTCAGTATAGATCTGGGTCATCCCAACCTTACGGCCGAGTATGCCTTTTGCCATGATTCGTCGCCTTGTAGTCCGTTGCTCGCTTCGATGGATTAGCCAAGTCGGCCAATTACCACCCGAAGCTTCCAGCCATCCAAAGACTCTTTAAAACGAGCTGTGAAATAAAACTATCGAGTCGTTGCCTTGATCTTGATATCGACACCAGCTGGCAAATTCAGCTTGTTGAGCGATTCGATCGTCTTGGCGGTAGCCTGGACGATGTCGATCAGACGCTTGTGCGTCCGCACTTCAAACTGCTGACGAGCCTTCTTGTCGATATGCGGACCCGACAGAACGGTGTAACGTTCGATACGAGTCGGCAACGGAATGGGACCATGAACTTCCGAATGGGTACGCTTCGCCGTATCGACGATATCGAGAGCACTCTGATCCAAGATCGAGTGATCGTAAGCTTCCATCCGAATGCGAATAATTTCTTTCGCCACGCTTCTGATCCCTATTAACTGCTTCCCGGCAGACCGGGCTGGTAAATTTCTTTTCGCTCCCTACTGGCTCTTTGAGCTAGACGGGAAACAGATGATATTAAAAATCGTGGCCGATTTCGTCAATGGGCGCCGGTTCTTATTTCGAACCTTTTTCAAAGGTGCGACTCAGTTCTGATGAAAACCGGTGTTTTCCCGAGTAAAATCGCTGCACACGCGGTTCACCGCGACGGCAGCAAAAGGGGAAAACGTGTCGCATTCTTCGCCCGAATCACCTTACCGGAACTAACCGGAAAGTAATTCCAGGCCAGTACCCACCTTGAAATCGATTATTTATCCGATTTCGGAAACCCCGACCCGCCCTTCTGCCATGAAGTGGCAACTGGGATTGGCAGGGCTTTTCATCCTGATGACCGTTGTTGCTACGGGCCTCGGACTAGCTCGCCTGGTCGACTTTCATCTGGAGCACTTCCTGGCAGTGCTCGTCCTGCTGACTACCGTCGGCTTTTACCTCTTCCAAGGCCTGGCCGCTGCCTGGTCTTGGAAAAGAGTGCGATCAACTCAATCAGCGGAAGGGGATCATTGTCCCGAGAATCGCGTCGAACGCTAGGCCCGGAAGTCGCCAGAAGACCCACTTTCCGCAATTTACATAAACTGTTTGGCAATCTCTGCGGGTGCGGGAGCATATTTCAGCGGCTCCATGCTGCTGGATGCTCGCCCCTGGCTGAGACTTCGCATGGCGCTCGAGTACCCAAACAGCTCCGCCAGCGGAGCATGTGCTTCGATCACGACGTCGCCTGAGCGGTTCTCGGTCTTGGCGATTTCGCCACGACGCTTCATGATGTCGCCCACGAAATCCCCCATGTAATCATCTGGGGTCGTGATCGTGAGCTTCATAATCGGCTCGAGCAATGTGGGAACAGCGGCTTCAAGCCCCTTCTCAAACGCATCTCCAGCGGCGATGGCGAAGGCGGTATCTGTCGAACCGACTTCGGCAATCTCGCCGCCCAGGATCGTGATCTTCAAATCCGCCAACGGGAAGCCACCGATGATGCCGCCGCCCGCGGCGCGGCTACGAAGCTCTTCCATAGCGGACTCGATCAACTCGAACGGCACGTCATCGGGAGGGCACTTCGAGATGACCAGCACCGAAGGCGTTTGATTCGGGACATGCTCGACCTGGATCGTGAGCTTCGCGAACAGCTGCGCCCCTTGAATCACACGATGACATTCGCCGGTCACCTTTGCTGACTTACCCACCGTTTCGCGGTAGCTCACGCGCGGCTTATGCACCTTGACGTTAAGCTTAAAATCCCGGAGCAAGCGGTGACGAATGACCTCGAGATGCAACTCGCCCATCCCGCTGATAATTGTTTGCCCGGTGTCTTTATTTTCGTTCGCTGCGAAGGTTGGATCTTGCCGACGCATCATGCCCAGCGTATCGGAAAGCTTGTCGCGATCGGCCGAAGATTCGGGTTCGATCGCCATCCCAATGACCGTCTCTGGAAAGTTGATCGACTCGAGCAAAATCGGGCTTCGCGTATCACAAAGCGTATCGCCCGTGACCGAATGTCGCAGCCCGATGATGCCGACGATGTCACCGGTACCGACGTGATCGACCTGGTCTTTTCGCGAAGCCTGAATGTGCCAAAGCTGAGCACAGTTCTCTTTGACATCACGACCTGGGTTGAGCAAGCGACTATTCGGTTTGAGCTCACCGGAATAGACCCGCACCCAAGTCATATCGCCATGCTTGGCAGGCAACACCTTGAAGACCAGCCCGCAAAATGGCTCGCCTGGATCGGTCGTCCGCGTTTCCGTTTGATTCTTCTTCGCAGGGTTCGTCCCCACGACGGGCGGAACATCTTTTGGACTCGGCAGGAAGTAGGTGACCGCGTCCAGAATTGGCTGCACACCAATCCCGTCGAGGGCAGAGCCGCAGAGCACCGGCTGGATCTCACGAGCGAGCGTTGCACCGCGAAGAACCTTGCGAATAAGTGCCGTCGGAATTGGCTCATCACCGAGACTCATCTCCATCAGCTCGTCGCTGTGGTCGTAGAGCTTCTCAAGCAGATTCGTTCGCCACTGCTGGGCTTTCTCGACGTAGTCTTCTGGAATCTCCTGCACGTCAATCGTGCGATCCTGATCCCCTTCGCCGAAGGTCAGCATCTTCATCTCGATCAGATCGATCACCCCTCGAAAAGCATCGGCCAGATGCGGCGGGCCAGCCCCAACAGGAATCTGAATCGGCACAGGATTCGCCTTCAAACGACGTTCGATTTCCTGCAGCACCGGATAGAAGTCGGCACCTTCGCGGTCCATCTTGTTGATGAAAGCGATCCGCGGCACCTTGTAGCGATCGGCCTGACGCCAAACCGTTTCACTCTGGGCTTCCACACCTTCGCGAGCACTGAACACGACTACACCGCCGTCGAGCACACGCAGGCAACGCTCCACCTCCGCCGTGAAATCGACGTGGCCTGGGGTGTCGATCAAGTTGACCGTGCACTCCTTCCAAGGGAACGTTACACACGCCGAGTAAATCGTGATCCCACGCTCCGCCTCTTCTTCATCGAAGTCAGTCGTCGTGGTCCCTTTATCAACCTCACCCACCTTGTGCGAGGCACCACTGTAGAACAGCATACGCTCGGTTACCGTGGTTTTCCCGGCGTCGATATGGGCAATCACCCCGATGTTTCGGATGTCTTCAAGTTTACGAGCCATGACTCTCTTGCCAGCCTCCAGCGGCCGGACCTTTCCTGCTTCTCAATGAACGGCAAACGTGAACTGATATTTTGGCGGCTTCTGCACCGCAAGACTATGACGGGCAACTGATTAATTGCACCCGTGACAGCCTTGTTTCGAGCGATCTCAACACACCCCGACGCGGAACAAGGCTTCCGTCGGCGCATAAAAAAAGCCGCACTTTTGGGAAGCACGGCTTTCTTTGAGCGGTCTTACCAGGCGAAGTGAGCGAATGCCTTATTCGCGTCCGCCATACGGTGAACGTTTTCACGCTTGGTATAGGCGGTACCTTCGCGGTTGTAAGCGGCAAACAATTCGTCAGCCAACTTCAGGTGGGTCGGACGACCCTTCTTGTCGCGAACAGCACCCAGCAACCAACGGATGGCGAGCGACTGCTGACGGGTACGATTGACCTGCATAGGAACCTGGTAAGCAGCACCACCGACTCGCTTCGAGCGAACTTCGATGTGCGGCTTCACGTTCTCGACGGCCTGAGTGAAGACGTCAATCGGCTGCTCTTCTGGCAGACGCTTCTTCAGCTCGTCCATGGCACCGTAGAAAACTTCCTGAGCGGTCGTCTTCTTGCCATCCTGCATCAGACAGTTGATGAACTTGCTGGCCAGGATCGACTTGTAGCGAGGATCTGGCTTCAACGTTTCGCGGCTGGCGGTGATCTTACCCATCGTTGGTAACTAACTATTCGCTATTGATTCAGTATTGGAATGTATTCAATGACGAGACGTGGCGACCAGCGAACCGGTCCGAGCGACGTCAAGCTTAGCTCTTCTTGGCACCGTAACGGCTACGCGACTGCTTACGGCCATTCACGCCGAGAGCATCGAGAGCACCGCGGACCACCTGGTAACGCACACCCGGAAGGTCGCGAACACGACCGCCGCGAACCAGCACGATCGAGTGTTCCTGCAGGCTGTGACCTTCGCCTGGGATGTACACGGTGACTTCCTTCTGGTTCGACAGACGCACACGAGCGATCTTACGAAGAGCCGAGTTGGGCTTCTTCGGGGTCATCGTGCGGACCTGCAAACAGACACCACGTTTCTGCGGGCACTTCTCCAAAACTGGAGACTTGCTGAACTTACGCTTCTTCTTTCGTGGCTTGCGAACGAGCTGATTGATGGTGGGCATGGAGTCGCCGTTACTTCTAAGCTACGCCAACTGGTTGCTGACCAGTCGACCGAATTTCTGTTTGCTTACTGTCGCTTCCCACGGACAATGGGAAGCCCTTTAAATTATCCGATTGCCGAAAACTGTCAACCCGTAATGGACGCCTCGCGCGAAAACGACTAGGCGATTTCTCGAACTGAATCCTGCTTTCTGGCACTGCGAGCTACTTTTCAGCACCTGGGTGCCGCAAAAGCATCCTTCGCTTTTGCTGTTTTGGGAAAAAGAAGCATGGCCACTTTTGCGTGACCATGGCTTCCGATTCTCCAACGAAC
This genomic interval from Bremerella sp. JC817 contains the following:
- the rplX gene encoding 50S ribosomal protein L24 → MHIKVDDTVEIITGGDAAGNLRGKVLKVFPDNGKILVEGAAKVYKHVKPSQRNPKGGKLSKEMPIDISNVMLVCTECKQRTKTGAKIKEDGSKVRYCKSCGAEIGSLSPAK
- the rplN gene encoding 50S ribosomal protein L14 codes for the protein MIQQETRLAVADNTGAKEVMCIKVLGGTRKRTAGLGDVIICSVKEVVAGADVKKKAVVRAVIVRCKKPTRRPDGSYIRFDRNAVVLIDKDNNPRGTRIFGAVARELRDRKFMKIVSLANEVV
- the rpsQ gene encoding 30S ribosomal protein S17, translating into MPKKVLVGRVTGDKQEKTRRVEIARRIRHPLYGKYYSRRMVCHVHDETNESGLGDLVEIIESRPRSKTKRWELVRVVEKSTEVDVAALKAAREAAAHLQEQQEG
- the rpmC gene encoding 50S ribosomal protein L29, which encodes MKASELRELSDEQLEANLTNAMETLFRLRVQSQTERLDAPSELAKNRKLVARIKTIQGERAAAAAST
- the rplP gene encoding 50S ribosomal protein L16 yields the protein MAMMPRRVKHRKSQRRRIKGNATRGNTVVLGDFGLQSTQAGHITAQTIEAGRIAAQQYVRGIGKLFIRIFPHKSVTARPLETRMGKGKGEPDRWVATVKPGTVMYELKGVTEQQAKICFARLAHKMPVRCRFVRRRPDLETTEA
- the rpsC gene encoding 30S ribosomal protein S3: MGQKVNPIAFRTGVMIGWKSKWFASKRDFPALLLEDKKIRDFILKHPDQRIRQKYRNAGIDKVEIERTRDEVRVTLFVARPGLIIGQKGQEVEKLQEELQNLVGRRINLKVEEVGRPELRAQLVAEDIADQLAKRASFRRTMKRAIESTMEAGARGIKIQMAGRLGGAEMARREKAIEGSIPLSTLRAKIDYGFTEARTPQGHIGVQVWINNGFYEGDDSDGYDAQTSEAPKKPKKTYKR
- the rplV gene encoding 50S ribosomal protein L22, translated to MFKATHRLARISPRKVRPLADLVRGKLADEALDILRFQPQRGARLLEEVIKSAIGNSQDSEQNQGRAASQQALFVAEARVDGGPIIKRFRPRARGSAFPILKRTCHIHVTLEELQG
- the rpsS gene encoding 30S ribosomal protein S19 translates to MSRSLKKGPYVDPNVYKKVAQQEDAGTKDPIKTWARACTIIPEFVGHTFMVHNGKAHLKVYVTEDMVGHKLGEFAPTRTFRGHGADKKKK
- the rplB gene encoding 50S ribosomal protein L2, which translates into the protein MGIRKYKPTSAGRRNASVSDFKELTKGASPEKALLRKITKTGGRNNQGKITARHRGGGHKRRYRVIDFRRAKDGVPAVVDSIQYDPNRSARIALLNYADGEKRYILAPDGLKAGDKVQSGSEASPSVGNCMPLKNIPAGTTVHNIEMVPGRGGALCRSAGSSATLMACEADWAQLSLPSGEIRRVSSRCRATIGRVSNPDHEKVQLGKAGRSRWLGRRPHVRGTAMNPIDHPHGGGEGRTKGGRHPVTPQGKPTKGGATRHRKKASNRSIVRRRRSRRYGLLKLLK
- the rplW gene encoding 50S ribosomal protein L23, translating into MARPYYKPSEDTPTRTLESHQVILRPLVTEKGVQVSEELNQYTFEISPVATKLDVRRAIEELFDVKVASVKTQTRKGKARRYRFRNGKTRNWKKAIVTLADDQKIDFY
- the rplD gene encoding 50S ribosomal protein L4, with translation MVSLPIFDKSGKEVGKYELDPAEIAPSINKQLLHDAVVMYQANLRQGTHRTKTRAEVAGSTKKMYRQKGTGNARAGSKRSGVRRGGGHIFAIRPRDYSYRLNKKALKIATRMAIASKIQGEQVVVVDDFAQDEIKTKNVAGALKALGIYGQKVAIALEKYDPIFYRSARNIEGVSVSPVAELNAYSVLRPRKLVITKAALDSLRKEGKSE
- the rplC gene encoding 50S ribosomal protein L3, with protein sequence MAKGILGRKVGMTQIYTESGEVIPVTVVQAGPCHVLQVRTLERDGYEAVQLGYDDKPRRLAIRSERGHVAPLSSKRARKLAAAGAEAAPKAGCEPKKFVRELRGSIEGAEVGQEIGIGVLAETARVDVIGTSRGRGYAGVMKRHNFAGQRATHGVKKVHRHTGGTGCSAYPSRTFKGLRMSGQYGNAKVTSRNLKVIKVDEENGVILLNGAVPGPNGGYVIVRETNMVR
- the rpsJ gene encoding 30S ribosomal protein S10, which codes for MAKEIIRIRMEAYDHSILDQSALDIVDTAKRTHSEVHGPIPLPTRIERYTVLSGPHIDKKARQQFEVRTHKRLIDIVQATAKTIESLNKLNLPAGVDIKIKATTR
- the fusA gene encoding elongation factor G, producing MARKLEDIRNIGVIAHIDAGKTTVTERMLFYSGASHKVGEVDKGTTTTDFDEEEAERGITIYSACVTFPWKECTVNLIDTPGHVDFTAEVERCLRVLDGGVVVFSAREGVEAQSETVWRQADRYKVPRIAFINKMDREGADFYPVLQEIERRLKANPVPIQIPVGAGPPHLADAFRGVIDLIEMKMLTFGEGDQDRTIDVQEIPEDYVEKAQQWRTNLLEKLYDHSDELMEMSLGDEPIPTALIRKVLRGATLAREIQPVLCGSALDGIGVQPILDAVTYFLPSPKDVPPVVGTNPAKKNQTETRTTDPGEPFCGLVFKVLPAKHGDMTWVRVYSGELKPNSRLLNPGRDVKENCAQLWHIQASRKDQVDHVGTGDIVGIIGLRHSVTGDTLCDTRSPILLESINFPETVIGMAIEPESSADRDKLSDTLGMMRRQDPTFAANENKDTGQTIISGMGELHLEVIRHRLLRDFKLNVKVHKPRVSYRETVGKSAKVTGECHRVIQGAQLFAKLTIQVEHVPNQTPSVLVISKCPPDDVPFELIESAMEELRSRAAGGGIIGGFPLADLKITILGGEIAEVGSTDTAFAIAAGDAFEKGLEAAVPTLLEPIMKLTITTPDDYMGDFVGDIMKRRGEIAKTENRSGDVVIEAHAPLAELFGYSSAMRSLSQGRASSSMEPLKYAPAPAEIAKQFM
- the rpsG gene encoding 30S ribosomal protein S7, whose amino-acid sequence is MGKITASRETLKPDPRYKSILASKFINCLMQDGKKTTAQEVFYGAMDELKKRLPEEQPIDVFTQAVENVKPHIEVRSKRVGGAAYQVPMQVNRTRQQSLAIRWLLGAVRDKKGRPTHLKLADELFAAYNREGTAYTKRENVHRMADANKAFAHFAW
- the rpsL gene encoding 30S ribosomal protein S12, encoding MPTINQLVRKPRKKKRKFSKSPVLEKCPQKRGVCLQVRTMTPKKPNSALRKIARVRLSNQKEVTVYIPGEGHSLQEHSIVLVRGGRVRDLPGVRYQVVRGALDALGVNGRKQSRSRYGAKKS